GGGTGAATTATGATTATGAAATATTTTTAGAAAGTGTTCAGAAAtaacagtttttcaaaaagttttgagCAGAGGGAAAAAGAGGAGGGATATaatgaacaaataaaaataaaatatatatatgatagaAAGGAAAATATACACCATAAATTATTCGGGTATAGATGTGCATAAAGTTACTATAATTTTATGTGCGTAAAGTTACATGATTATTAAATATATGTCACGTGTCTTAGATATCACAGATTCAACTTACAACCTTTATATCTTACAAATTCAAGATAAGAAATCTTTATTGGTTTTACAAtgaaatcaaaataataataatggttaCACAAGATTTTATATGAGTTTCTCAGCTCACAAATGTATATgagaaatataaaaattataaatagagtGAGAGATCAAGAGATTTTTTTCCGAAAGATATTCGGTCAACTACTGTATTTTATAAATGATCATTGGAGTCATTTATATAACCGAGTTGCCATAAATTTATGCataaaagagaaaacaaagaaaaaatcttGTACTTGGTCCACAATTGTTTATACATAATCGATTATAcataaatcataattaattagtcggtcataaatatatatgtataatCTATTTTAAAACATTGGTGATTGATTATAGAGCAAGACACGTTTTATAATCGATTATCTCCCTACCATACTCATGTTCATTTAAACTTATATAAAAGTAATTTGTTACTATTGTTTCATTTGTAATGACAATAAACAAAgtatttagattaattttaaaattatgtcgattattatatttataaaaaaaaaaatctttaggCATGAAAAGATCACTTGGTCATTGAAGCAGTGTGAATATGCTAGCTAGTTCATATTGAAGTGGActtaagattacaagtttacaacaaAGGGATTGGTTGCAGTTACTATGACAATAGTATTTGTTTCTTTATATAAACTTTTAGTTCCATCATGCATGACACATTGGAATTATAACTCGATGCTCCTCAAAAAccgatatataattaaaatatttttccttCTAGTTTAGTACTACTATCCTTCAAAATTCACGTGCACACACACACTCCAATCCCAAAAGCAAACaaatgagaaaagaaaaagaagaacaagCAACTAGAAAACACAAACACTACTTTTAAAACCAAGCAATAGGGAGAAAAATAAATGCAAATCACATGTATTTCccaaatataaagaacaatattgAATGCATTTGACAAAAATAAtataatgaaaataatatataaaaagtagAGATGGCATCATGAGTGTGACATAACTAGAAAGTGATATGGCCATGCCTGAAAAGTAACAGGTACGGGTAACCTTAccttttttatctttttctacCATGCTTATGTTTCACCAAGGGTAAATAAATGGTATCTTTGGTAAAAAAAAGTGAATATATGAAAACTATTTTTATAGTAAGTTATTTAGAGTCAAAtatatttgttgttatttgaatatttaaattagtttttcaaaaatttgtttcaaattctaattttaattttctttaacttttatttttagaGTAATTAATAGcaaataaataattcaaatgttatattaaaatttaattataaatattaataattataattttttaattttgaataaagaTAGCAAGCAAAGATAAAACTGAAGAAAAAATGACAAATgacaaattataaatttaatataatctttaaattattttaattagtttataaaaggaaaatttttaattaatcaaaataaattgtaaacatgatatctatttatttttcaatattttattatttaatatattgtactttaattaattatttcactaaatataattaataaataatattacttttatttttaaaatcaacttAACTAgtaattttaaaacattttaactCAAAAAATCACTTCAATTCTTCAACTATTTAATCTTCTTATTGTTTGtagataaaataataaacaaacacCATCTAAAATCTATGCAAAACACAAATGCTAGATTGTGAATATTTATATAAACTCAATGAAAATATCCACACTAACAATATCATTGAAAGAGACAAATGTGAATGCACTAAACTAATAACcacaattaataatattattcacAAACTAAACTAGCTACCACATAAAACAAAGCAaactaaactaaacaaaaactagCTATTCTACATCAATCTAACTATGCCATTGATGAAACAAAATTCACCATGAAGGAGAAGTAGAAGgtgaatcagaagatgaagaagataaaCCATTAACACTACGTGAAATCATAGAATCACTTCCGTTAGTACCTAAAGACCTAACATCTCTAAGAGAGACAGAACAAGCCTTTGAATCTAGCTTCTTCATTGGAGTCAAAGGTGGTGTATAAGCATCAACTTCAGCTGCAACAACATCACccccatcatcatcattatcacaagaagaagaagaagaatcactTTTTTCTAAATGTGAAGGTGAAGTATTAGGTGTCTCAAATGGTGTATTATCTTTTACACCACTTTCTTTTTGTTCTTCATTTTCATATATTGGATTTGAAATGTAAACAAGGTCCTTTTTTTCTTCAAGACATGATGAAACTTCACCAACATTACTACTTTGATGGGTTGTTGTGTTCTTTTGTTGTGGTGGAGCTCTTGATAGAAAAGGTGACATTGATAGTGTTGGTGAAGAAACTAATGACTCATCATGTGTTTGAATGTTGATAACATGATGAAGTTTGATTTGTTGTTCTTTAGAAATATTCTCCATGCAAGGAAAGAGAAAGTTTCTTGGAGGTTGGAGAACACCTTGTGAGTAAATGTTGGTAAAGTTTTGTGGCGGTTGAGGAGGAGAGTTTTGtggtgaatgtgaatgtgattgAGAAGGTGAAGAGACATTAGTTAAGGTAGTTTTTGTGCTGGTTAAGGTTTGATGAgtgtttttgtttttgagtttgtgGCGATGAAGTAAAAGAGAACAATAGAGTTCAGCTAGAAGAACAAGAATGAGGGCTATGACAAAAGCAAGGGTTACAACCATTACTAAGGTTGCTCCAATGATAACTTTGGATGTGTCCTTCATGGTTTTGGAACAATATCTTTCTTTTTTTACTTGTTGTTTCTTAACATTCACAATGTAGTAAATTGTAATATAAGGGGAAGGGTGAGAAAAGAGAGGTTTTTTTCTTTGGCGGGAAAATGTAAGTAAATTGTGGGGGTGATTGTGAAAGGAAGAGGGAATCTTGAAAAGGGTAGAGGGTCCTAGGGAAGGGTAAAGGCTATTGTTTCAGAACTTTTAAGGGCTTGGAAGTTCTCATCTTAGTCAGATTTGTCTTTAATCAATTTGCTAGTTTTCACCcttgttaatttttattttatccttTTTTTATACTCTTCTTGTTTTTCTCCTACCTTCTTGATATATTCTATCTatttaaatacattaattatttaataatttcgaaaacataaaatttatttataatataagacGGAAGAAGATACATTATATATAAGGTTTATTTAGGGCATTATGATTGGTCGAAATGTCTAACTACATAAATTTAAACTATTGGATATaattgtatttaattaattagcaTAGTGGTTAGAAGTTTTTATTATAGAACTAGTCATAGGTATTTATTAGCACAATTTTAGGAAAACAAGTAGAGGCGAGTGTTTTTCTTACAAAAACATGACTTCTTATAGTTAGAGTTGTCAATTTAGGGGTATAGAGTTTAACTTTTAAGGCTTTCAAAATATATATggactaaaattttaaaaataaatgaaccCTAGAGTAAATAGCCATTCTAAATTAAAGGTTCTTAAAGTTTAAGTAGAGTCTTGAAGTCCCAACTTTTCATAATTCTTTTTAACAATAGCATTTATAAAAACATACTTTAAAAAAgttcgattttattttattttggaaaaaatagattttttttattaaaaaaattgtgttaTTGCTGAGGTAGAGTAACCTATATGTTAAACCCATTAGAGACACATGTTATTGCTATAATGAGGGGTCAGAGATGAGATGAAACGTTTGTCCAATAAGGAGAGTCGTCGTTGTTGCAGAAGAAAATGGGGTAGAAGAGGAAAGAGAATGACAATCAGTTGAGAACGATGAATATGCAAGGGTTGAATTTGCAGAGAAAGAATCTGATGAGAGGGAAAATTTTGTGTTGCACAAAATTTTATAAGCATCCAAAGAGGAAAGGCAgtgtaagaatttgtttaaaaCACATTGTTCTATCAAGAACAAGATGTATAATATGATTGTGGATAGTGGAAGCACGGAATCTGGTATCGCATAAATTGATAGACTATTTGAAGTTGTCCACATAACCCCGTGAGAAACCATACATCGTCGATTGGGTAAGCAAAGGCTCCCAAGTTAAAGTAACACTAACCTGCAGAGTTTCTATCTCCATCGAAAAACATTATACATAAGAggtactttgtgatgttcttgatatggatgttagtcatattttacttggtaggCCTGAGCACTTATCACTTATCGAGGACGGGATATTGTTATAATGTTTACATGGGGTATATATAAAAATTGTTATGACTCATGTTTTACACTTAGATAAGAATCCTAGAGGAAAGTAGTCTAGTTTCTTAGTGATGCCACAGAGTGAAAAGGAACTTGGTGTAGCTGTTAAAGAAACATAATTTTTCTGTCCAGTACTTATTAAAGGGGTGATGGGTGTTGTCAAGGAGGAACCAACAATTTTAGAAGAAATGCTAAGGATCCTAGAAGATTTAAAGGAGTTGACCGGATACGAACTACCAAACAATTTATCTCTTATACGGGATAAACGCAGGGAAGTTAAGGTTTTCAATGTGGGAGAAGACGTGATGATGTTTCTGCGTAAGGAGAGGTCTCCTGTTGGTACTTGCAGCAAGCTGCAACCAAATGAGGATCTTCATCAAGAAAAGAACTCGGGTTCGAGTTCTTCAAAAGTGAAGGGAATGATGTATGAAGATTGGTTGcgcgtatcaaagaagaaaatgTGCGTCGAAAAGGTTCGGCAGGATTTGTGCAAGTTTTGCGTTTGATGTCAGAATGACTCTTATTTTACTTTTTCAGATATGGAATCAGCTCACCAGTTCAACTCATGGCTTTTTTAAGATCTATGTGATTTGTATGCCAACTGAGTTCGTTTCAAGCCCGGaaatagaattttaatattttccacAATTTTAGCAATTTCTTTCCCCACAATTTtagcaatttctattttatttctgtttttaaatattttttatcattaagGTTTCTTTTCTTTACTTAAACACCTTTGGGTATGACCGTCAAGGTTATCTTTGATCATAATAAAATTCAAGTATTTTCTCTTTTGGTGGATTACAAAACTTTATCTGACAAGTTTGTCGCTTGCAAACTTGTTTTTTCGTTATAGACTTAGCGCTTGCTAATCCTACGTGATTATGACTGCGTCACTAGATAACTAGCTACAAAGGCATATTCATTAGTAATGGGTTCCTCCTGATTGGCCTCATAGGCTTCAGGGGATTCATAAATAGGGGACATGTGGCCCCGTGAAGTAGATGTCTGAGACAGACGACTCCATAAAGTATAAGCAGATGGTTGTGAACCTCAACCTCGTGAACCATTAAACAAGGTAGCATCAACTTATGGCCTCATGATTCTGCCTCTAGCCCTCTCACATCATACAGACGTGTGTTAGAACTCACAACTGAGCCTAATTTTGTCCTAGTTGTTTTTCAGTTATTGTACTTGTAATAAAACTAGAAAATCACATCAAAATGCAGCCAGGTTAAATTTGAAAATACATCTTTAAAACCTGTTCAGACAAAAtctggagatgcatttccgagtTAATTTGCGAGTTGCGGAAATGGCAGAAACCCCATTAATGCCCTCAAATCCAACTTAATGGGAATGCATGTCTAAAAAAGCTACCTTTTCGAATGTATTATTATCTAATGTATCTTAAACGACCTATGTTACCTAAAATATCATTCAAagctcaaaaaaaagaaaaaaaaatgagaaaCTTGTGAAATGAGAGTTGTAGATGAAAAGCTTGAATGAAGTGAGTGACTTTGCAACAAATGAAGTATAATGGAGAGAGTGATCTTGAAAAAGAAGTTGAAATGACTTTGCAGCAAAAAAAGCTCAAATGAGGTTTGGATGCGTTTGCAACAAATGAAGAAGGAAGAGGGAAGGGTCTGGCGTGAGATTATGAATAAAATGAGCTCGAATATGCATCTCCGTAAAACTCACTGAATTTTGAATTACGGAGATTTACGAAAATGCATCTCCAGACTCACTCTAATGTTAATACAGACACGCATCTTCAGATTAAATTCTGGTAAAATAAGGGTGGCTCATCAATTTACGTTAAAGAGTATGTAAAAAAATACGCGTCTGGAAGATGTATTTTCATATTCTAAAAAGATTTGTGACTTTTCACTGTGTTGAGGAAACACCCCTAAGGTGACAAAAGTTATCTCTAAATTGTTAGCATCATAGGTGGAGTAGTGAAAACTTAAAAAAGCAAGGCCTTCAGCTCTGCTGCAATCATAGGTGGAGGAGTTGGAGGCATGAAACTTAAGCAAATAGCTAGATTTAACTTGGCTTTTGTTTATGAGTTCATATGTGAGGAGTTTTTTTCTAAGAGAAGAATAATTTCATGGATATGTTGAGTTATGAGATATTTTAGGGCTTTAAGTTTAATCTATGTTGAGTTGTGAGATCCTTTAGGTTGACCGGATTCGGTGAATCTAAGTCTTTGTTCTTCCGTCAGTTTAGAGTAGATTGGTCCAGTAAACTTCGATTATGTT
The Vicia villosa cultivar HV-30 ecotype Madison, WI unplaced genomic scaffold, Vvil1.0 ctg.002304F_1_1, whole genome shotgun sequence genome window above contains:
- the LOC131638394 gene encoding uncharacterized protein LOC131638394 — encoded protein: MKDTSKVIIGATLVMVVTLAFVIALILVLLAELYCSLLLHRHKLKNKNTHQTLTSTKTTLTNVSSPSQSHSHSPQNSPPQPPQNFTNIYSQGVLQPPRNFLFPCMENISKEQQIKLHHVINIQTHDESLVSSPTLSMSPFLSRAPPQQKNTTTHQSSNVGEVSSCLEEKKDLVYISNPIYENEEQKESGVKDNTPFETPNTSPSHLEKSDSSSSSCDNDDDGGDVVAAEVDAYTPPLTPMKKLDSKACSVSLRDVRSLGTNGSDSMISRSVNGLSSSSSDSPSTSPSW